The stretch of DNA AGCCGGGGTCAGGGCGGCGGGCGGCGCGGCGGCCAAGCCGTTCGCCGCCAAGTGACTGCGTTAAGAGGTGATGCGACGGACGTCGCGATATGACGAGGTAGAGCATGAACACGGCACTTTCCTTTACCGGCCGCAAGCGGGTTCGCAAGGATTTCGGACGGATTCCCACGATCGCCACGATGCCCAATCTGATCGAGGTGCAGAAGAATTCATACGAACACTTCTTGCAAAAGGGCTTGGGTCCCGACGAGCGTCCGGATTCAGGCCTGCAGGCCGGGTTCAAGTCGGTCTTCCCGATTTCCGATTTTTCCGAATCCTCTTCGCTGGAATTCGTCAAGTACGAGCTCGAGCCTCCCAAGTACGACGTCGAGGAGTGCCGGCAGCGCGGCATGACCTTTGCCGCGCCGCTCAAGGTGACGCTGCGTCTGATCGTTTTCGAGGTCGATCCCGACACCGGTTCCAAGTCGGTGCTCGATATCAAGGAACAAGACGTCTACATGGGCGACATGCCGTTGATGACCGACAGCGGCACCTTCGTGGTCAACGGCACCGAGCGCGTGATCGTCAGCCAGATGCATCGCTCGCCCGGCGTCTTCTTCGATCACGACAAGGGCAAGACCCATTCCTCGGGCAAGTTCCTCTTCGCCGCCCGCATCATCCCCTATCGCGGCAGTTGGCTCGACTTCGAGTTCGACGCCAAGGACATCGTCTACGTGCGTATCGACCGGCGCCGCAAGCTGCCGGTGACGACGCTGCTGTTCGCCTTGGGCATGAGTGCCGAGGAGATTTTGGAGCACTTCTATCGCACCGTCGGATTCAAGTGGGACAAGAAGCGTAGCGGCTGGCGCACGCCCTTCGATCTCGATCGGCTGCGCGGCCTCAAGCTGATCCACGATCTGGTCAACGCCGCCGATGGCAAGGTGGTGGCCGAGGCCGGCACCAAGATGACGCCGCGCTTGGGCCGCAAGCTCAAGGAAAAGGGCGTCAAGGAGCAACTGGTCTCCTCCGAGGAGCTGCTCGGCCGCTACGTCGCTGTCGACATCATCAACGAGAAAACCGGCGAGATCTATGTCGAGGCCGGCGAGGAATTGCAGCAGGAGAAAGACAAAGACAACATCGCCATCCTCGAAGAGGCCGGTGTCGCCGTCATTCCCACGCTCGACATCGACCACGTCAACATCGGCCCCTACATGCGCAACACCATGGCGCTCGACAAGAACACCGCCTACGAAAAGGCGCTGGTCGAGATTTACCGCGTCATGCGTCCAGGCGAGCCGCCGACGTTGGAGACCGCGGAGGCGCTCTTCAAAAGCCTCTTTTTCGACAACGAACGTTACGACCTGTCGGCCGTGGGAAGGGTCAAGATCAGCGCCCGCCTGGGGCTCGATGGCGATGATTCGCTGCGCACGCTGAGGCGCGAGGACATCCTGGCGGTGATCAAGACCCTGGTCGAGCTCAAGGACGGCCACGGCGACATCGACGACATCGACCATCTGGGCAACCGTCGGGTGCGCTCGGTCGGCGAATTGATGGAAAACCAGTACCGGGTGGGGCTCTTGCGCATGGAGCGCGCCATCCGCGAGCGTATGAGTTCGGTCGAAATCGACACCGTCATGCCGCACGACCTGATCAACGCCAAGCCGGCGGCGGCGGCGGTGCGTGAATTCTTCGGCTCCTCCCAGCTCAGCCAGTTCATGGACCAGACCAACCCGCTCTCGGAAATCACTCACAAGCGCCGGCTCTCGGCGCTGGGGCCGGGCGGTCTGACGCGCGAGCGCGCCGGCTTCGAGGTGCGCGACGTCCACCCCACGCACTATGGCCGCATCTGCCCCATCGAGACGCCCGAGGGGCCCAACATCGGGCTCATCAACAGTCTTGCTACCTACGCCCGCGTCAACAAGTACGGCTTCATCGAGAGTCCCTACCGCCAGGTCGCCGGTGGCAAGCTGACGGCCGAGGTGACCTATCTCTCGGCCATGGAGGAAGGCAAGTACATCATCGCCCAGGCCAACGCCACGATCGACGCCCGCGACCGCCTGACCGACGATCTGGTGAGCTGCCGCCAGGCCGGCGATTTCATCGTCACGCCGCCCGAGAACGTTGAATACATCGACGTCTCGCCCAAGCAACTGGTTTCGGTGGCGGCGGCGCTCATTCCCTTCCTCGAGAACGACGACGCCAACCGGGCGCTGATGGGCTCGAACATGCAGCGCCAGGCGGTACCGTTGCTGCAGCCCGAGGCGCCGTTGGTGGGTACCGGCATGGAAGAGGTGGTGGCCCGCGATTCCGGCGTCACCATCGTGGCCCGGCGCTCAGGGATAGTCGAACAGGTCGATGCCCACCGCATCGTCGTCCGCGCCACCGAGGAGACCGATCTTTCGCGCTCCGGCGTCGACATCTACAACCTGCTGAAGTTCCAGCGCTCGAACCAGAACACCTGCATCAACCAGCGCCCCCTGGTCAAGGTGGGCGACGAGGTGCGGTCCGGTGACATCATCGGCGACGGTCCCTCGACCGATCTCGGCGAGCTGGCGCTGGGGCGCAACGTGCTGGTCGCCTTCATGCCTTGGGGCGGCTACAACTTCGAGGATTCCATCCTGATTTCGGAACGCATCGTGCGGGACGACGTCTTCACCTCGATCCACATCGACGAATTCGAGGTCATGGCGCGCGACACCAAGCTGGGCCAGGAGGAGATCACCCGCGACATCCCCAACGTCGGCGAAGAGGCGCTGAAGAACCTCGACGAGGCCGGCATCGTCTACATCGGCGCCGAGGTCCATCCCGGTGACATTTTGGTCGGCAAGATCACGCCCAAGGGCGAATCGCCGATGACGCCGGAAGAGAAGCTGTTGCGCGCCATCTTCGGCGAAAAGGCCTCGGACGTGCGCGACACCTCGCTCAAGCTGCCGCCCGGCGTCGCCGGCACGGTGGTCGAGGTGCGCGTCTTTTCACGCTATGGCGTCGACAAGGACGAGCGTGCCCTGGCCATCGAGCGCGACGAGATCGAACGCCTGGCCAAGGACCGCGACGACGAGTTCGAGATCCTCGAGCGCAACACCTTCGATCGGCTGAAATCGCTGCTCATGGGCTGCTTGATCGTATCCGCGCCCAAGGGCATAAAAACCGGCGGCAAGATCAGCGAGGCCGTGCTGGCCGACATGAGCCACGGCCAATGGTGGCGGATCGGCCTCAAGGACGCCCGCGCCATGGCCGACATCGAGCAACTCAACAAGCAGTTCCAGGACGCCCGGGCGCATCTCATGGCGCGCTTCGAGAACAAGGTCGAGAAGCTGCAGGGCGGTGACGAACTGCCGCCCGGCGTGATGAAGATGGTCAAGGTCTTCGTGGCCGTGAAGCGCAAGCTGCAGCCCGGCGACAAGATGGCCGGACGCCATGGCAACAAGGGTGTGATCTCGAAGATCGTGCCCATCGAGGACATGCCGCATCTGGAAGAGGGCGGCAGCGTCGATATCGTGCTCAACCCGCTCGGCGTGCCGTCGCGCATGAACGTGGGCCAGATCCTCGAGACCCATTTGGGCTGGGCCTGTGCCGGCCTGGGCCGCCAGATCGGCGAGGTGCTCGACAAGGTGCAGGCCGGCGGCAAGGTTGCCGATCTCAAGAAAACCCTCAAGGGAGTCTACGGCAAGCCGATCTTCGACGGTCTGATCGCCGATCTCGACGACCGCGAGGTGGTGGAGTTGGGCGGCAATCTGAGCACCGGCATCCCGGTGGCGACGCCGGTATTCGACGGTGCCAACGAGGCCCAGATCGTCGAAATGCTGGAGCAGGCCGGTCTCGACGCTTCGGGCCAGGTGACGCTCATCGACGGCCGCACCGGCGAGACCTTCGACCGCAAGATCACGGTGGGCTACATCTACATGCTGAAATTGCACCATCTGGTCGACGACAAGATCCACGCCCGCTCGATCGGCCCTTACAGCCTGGTCACCCAGCAGCCGCTGGGCGGCAAGGCGCAGTTCGGCGGCCAGCGCTTCGGCGAGATGGAGGTCTGGGCATTGCAGGCTTACGGCGCCGCCTACACGCTACGCGAGATGCTTACCGTCAAGTCCGACGACGTCGCCGGCCGTACCAAGGTTTACGAATCCATCGTGCGCGGCGACGATACCTTCGAAGCCGGCATTCCCGAATCCTTCAACGTGCTCGTCAAGGAGCTCAAGGCACTGTGCCTCAACGTCGAACTCGGCCAACACGAGTTCTGAGTGCTCACACGCCCGGCCCCGAGACCCTGTGCCTCGAGACCCTGAGCGAGTAGCAAGGAGAACGCGAAGATGAATGAATTGATGAAGATCTTCGGCCAGGTCAGCGCCGCCCAGAGCTTCGATCAGATCAAGATCGGCATCGCCAGCCCCGAACGCATCCGGTCGTGGTCGTTCGGCGAGATCAAGAAGCCGGAGACCATCAATTACCGCACCTTCAAACCGGAACGCGACGGCCTCTTCTGCGCCCGCATCTTCGGTCCCATCAAGGACTACGAATGCCTTTGCGGCAAGTACAAGCGCATGAAGTATCGCGGCATCACCTGCGAGAAGTGCGGCGTCGAGGTGACGTTGTCGAACGTGCGGCGCGAGCGCATGGGCCACATCGAGCTGGCCTCGCCGGTGGCCCACATCTGGTTCCTGAAATCGCTGCCCAGCCGCATCGGGCTGCTGCTCGACATGACGCTCAAGGATCTCGAACGCGTGCTCTACTTCGAGAGCTTCATCGTCATCGAGCCGGGTCTGACGCCGCTCAAGGGGCGGCAGATCCTGGGCGAAGAACAGTACATGCTGGCCCAGGACGAGTACGGCGAGGACGCCTTCACCGCCGGCATCGGGGCCGAAGCGGTGCGCGCCATCCTCGAGCAGCTCGACCTCGAGGCCGAGCGCGACGCGGTGCGCACCGAACTGGCCGAGACGACCTCGACGGTCAAGCCCAAGAAGCTGGTGAAAAGGCTCAAGCTGATCGAGAGCTTCATTCATTCGGGCAACCGGCCGGAGTGGATGATCCTTACCGTCATCCCGGTGATTCCGCCCGATCTGAGGCCTCTGGTGCCGCTCGACGGGGGGCGCTTCGCGACCTCGGATCTGAATGATCTCTACCGCCGGGTGATCAACCGCAACAACCGGCTCAAGCGCCTGATCGAGCTTTTGGCGCCCGACATCATCGTGCGCAACGAAAAGCGCATGTTGCAGGAATCCGTAGACGCGCTGTTCGACAACGGGCGGCGCGGCCGGGTCATCACCGGGGCCAACAAGCGGCCGCTGAAATCGCTCAGTGACATGCTCAAGGGCAAGCAGGGGCGCTTCCGCCAGAACCTGCTGGGCAAGCGGGTCGATTATTCCGGCCGCTCGGTCATCGTCGTCGGTCCCGAGCTCAAGCTGCAGCAGTGCGGCCTGCCCAAGAAGATGGCGCTGGAGCTCTTCAAGCCCTTCATCTATTCCAAGCTCGAGCTGCGCGGCATGGCGGCCACCATCAAGATGGCCAAGAAATTGGTGGAGAAGGAGCGTCCCGAGGTCTGGGACATCCTCGACGAAGTGATCCGCGAACATCCGGTGCTGCTCAACCGGGCGCCGACGCTGCATCGCCTCGGCATCCAGGCCTTCGAACCGGTGCTCATCGAGGGCAAGGCGATCCAGCTCCATCCCCTGGTCTGCGCCGCCTTCAACGCCGATTTCGACGGCGACCAGATGGCCGTGCACGTGCCGCTCTCGCTGGAGGCCCAGCTCGAGGCGCGGGTGCTGATGATGTCGACCAACAACATTCTCGGCCCGGCCAACGGCAAGCCCATCATCGTGCCCTCGCAGGACATGGTGCTGGGGCTCTACTACATGACCATCGAGCGTGAGGGCGAGCTCGGTGAGGATGCCGTGTTCGGCTCGGTGGCCGAAATCCAGCAGGCGCTGGACAACAATGCCCTGACCGTGCATGCGCGCATCCATTGCCGCTACCGCGGAGTCGACGAGAACGGCGACGAGATCTACCTGCGGGTCCAGTCGACGCCCGGCCGCATGTTGCTCTCCGAGGTCTTGCCGCGCCATCCCAAGGTGCCCTTCGAGCTCATCAACCAGCAGCTTTCGAAGACCGAGATCTCGACGCTCATCGACTTCGTCTATCGCCATTGCGGCCAGAAGGAGACGGTCATCTTCGCCGACCGCATCATGGCCATGGGCTTCGACTTCGCCTGCCGGGCCGGCATTTCCTTCGGCAAGGACGACATGGTCATCCCCGAGGTCAAGGGCGCGCTGGTCAACGAGACCCACGAACTGGTCAAGGAATACGAGCAGCAATACGTCGACGGCTTGATCACCCAGGGCGAGAAGTACAACAAGGTGGTCGACGCCTGGGCCCAGTGCACCGAGCGGGTGGCCGACGAGATGATGAAGGGCATCGCCGAGATCAAGAACCGCACCGATCCCAAGAGCGGCCAGAACCTGCCGGTCAACTCGATCTTCATGATGGCCGATTCCGGGGCCCGTGGCTCGGCCGCTCAGATGAAACAACTGGCCGGCATGCGCGGCCTGATGGCCAAGCCCTCGGGCGAAATCATCGAGACTCCGATCATCTCCAACTTCAAGGAAGGCCTGAGTGTGCTCGAGTACTTCAACTCGACCCACGGTGCCCGCAAGGGCCTGGCCGACACGGCGCTGAAGACCGCCAACTCGGGATACTTGACGCGGCGTTTGGTGGACGTGGCCCAGGACTGCACCATCGTCGAGGAGAACTGCGGCACCAAAGAGGGCTTGACCGTGCGTGAGGTGCTCGAGGGCGGCGAGGTTGTGGTCGGCATCGGCGAGCGCGTGCTCGGCCGCTGCGCCTCGGTCGATCTCAAGGATCCGCTCAACGGCGATGTCCTGATCAAGGCCGGCGAGATGATCGAGGAGGACGACATCGACCTCGTCGAGCGCTCGGGCGTCGACAGCGTCGGCATCCGCTCGGTGCTGACCTGCGAGAGCGACAACGGCGTCTGCGGCCGCTGTTACGGCCGCGATCTGGCGCGCGGAACGCGGGTCAACATCGGCGAGGCCATCGGCGTCATCGCCGCCCAGTCGATCGGCGAGCCGGGCACCCAGTTGACCATGCGCACCTTCCACATCGGCGGCACCGCCCAGCTGGCGGAGATATCCAGCGTCGAGTCCAACTCCGACGGTACCATCAAGGTGCATAACCGCAACGTGGTCGAGGATTCGGCCGGCCGCCTGGTCGTCATGGGCCGCAATACCGAGGTCGTGGTGGTCGACGAGAACGGCCGCGAGCGGGCCCGCCACAAATTGCCCTACGGCGCCTGGCTCAAGTTCGACGACGGCGGCGAAATAAAAAAGGGCGCCGTCATTGCCGAGTGGGACCCCTACACCATCCCCATCATCACCGAACAGGCCGGGGTCGCCACCTATCGCGACCTGGTCGATGCCGTTTCGCTGCGCGAGTTGGTCGACGAGGCCACCGGCATCGCCAACAAGGTGGTGGTCGATTGGCGCCAGCAACCCAAGGGCAGCGAGTTGCGCCCGCGCATCACCCTGCGCAGCGAAAAGGGCGAGGTGGTGAAGTTGGCCAACGACCTGGAGGCCCGCTATTTCCTCTCGGTCGACGCCATCCTCAGCGTCGAGGACGGCACCTCGGTGGATGCCGGCGACGTGCTGGCACGCATCCCGCGTGAATCGACCAAGACCCGCGACATCACTGGTGGCTTGCCTCGGGTGGCCGAGCTTTTCGAGGCCCGCAAACCCAAGGATCACGCCATTATCGCTGATTTCGATGGCCGCATCGAATTCGGCCGCGACTACAAGGCCAAGCGCCGCCTGGTGCTCAAGCCCGACGACGAATCCCTCGATCAGGAAGAGTATCTCATCCCCAAGGGCAAGCACATCAGCGTCAAGGAGGGCGATTGGGTGGAGAAGGGCGAGCCGCTGCTGGACGGCAACCCGGTGCCGCACGACATCCTGCGCGTGCTCGGCGTCGAGGCCCTGGCCGCCTACCTGGTCTATGAGATCCAGGAGGTCTACCGGCTGCAGGGCGTGCGCATCAACGACAAGCACATCGAAGTCATCGTGCGTCAGATGCTGCAAAAGGTCGAGGTGCTCGATCCCGGCGAGACGACGCTGCTGCTGGGTGAACAAGTCGATCGCATCGAGTTCGACGAGGCCAACGAGCGGGCCGCCGACGAAGGCCTCAAGATCGCCACGGCGCTGCCGGTGTTGCAGGGCATCACCAAGGCCAGCCTGCAGACGCGTTCCTTCATCTCCGCCGCCTCGTTCCAGGAAACCACGCGCGTGCTCACCGAGGCCGCGGTTTCGGGCCGTGTCGACGGTCTCAACGGTTTGAAGGAGAACGTCATCGTCGGCCGCCTGATTCCGGCTGGCACCGGCGCCGCCATCAATCGCATCAAGCAGGTGGCGGTCCAGCGTGACCGCGAATACACCGAGCAGCTCGAAGCCGAGGAGGCCAAGGCGGCAGCCGAACTGGCGGCGGCCGAGGAGCAGGCGGCCCAACTGGCGGCGGCCGAGGAAGCGGGGGCATCGACAGCCGAGGCCGATGGCGCTTCGGCGGCCGAATAGGGGAGTTCAGGTTTGCTCCCGGCTGGCCAGGCGGTGCTTTTTCCCGGCAACATTGTTGCGCTCCGCCGGGACCCCGGCTAAGGTCGTTGCCAAGAGCTTGTAGCGGCCCCGCGTGAAGCCAGCGAAAGCGTTGAAAACGGGCGGTTTTCAGCGCCGTTTGGGCTTGACGCCTGGGGGGCGTCTCCTTATAGTGCGCGCTCCTCGGACGCCGGTGGTAGGCGGTACCGTCTAGACGCGGCGCTCGAACTTTAGGTTAAAGGCGACATTCTAAGCCTTGCGGGTGGGCGAAAAGCACTCGTTGGCGAGCCAAGCGCCATGGCTTGCCTCTGTTTTGTGCCCAGCAAGCGGTTGGGCGCGGCAACTGGCAACGGAACCGGGCGGAATTTAGGGCGGAATTAGGGCGGAAGCAGGGCGGACACAACAAGATGCCGACAATCAATCAACTTATTCGCAAACCGCGCAAGCGCCCGGTGTCGCACAACAAAGTGCCGGCCATGGAGGGCTGCCCGCAAAAGCGTGGCGTCTGCACCCGGGTCTACACGACGACCCCGAAAAAGCCCAATTCGGCCTTGCGCAAAGTGGCCCGCGTGCGCCTGACCAACGGCTTCGAGGTGACCTCCTACATTCCCGGCGAAGGTCACAACCTGCAGGAACACTCCGTGGTGATGATCCGCGGCGGCCGGGTCAAGGACCTGCCGGGCGTGCGTTATCATGTCATCCGCGGCGTGCTCGATACCCAGGGCGTGGGGGACCGCCGCCAGCGCCGTTCGAAATACGGCGCCAAACGGCCCAAGTAGCGAGAACCCTCATGTCCCGACGCCACGCAGCCGAAAAACGCGACGTTCTGCCCGATGCCAAATATGGCGATCAGGTGCTTACCAAATTCATGAATTCGCTGATGCTGAACGGCAAGAAGTCGCTGGCCGAAAGCATCGTCTATGGCGCCTTCGACCAGATCCAGAGCCGCACCAGCCAGGAACCGCTGGGCGTCTTCCACGAGGCCCTGGGCAACATCAAGCCGCAGCTCGAGGTGCGTTCGCGCCGCGTCGGCGGCGCCACCTACCAGGTGCCCACCGAGGTGCGCACCGATCGGCGCCAGGCCCTGGCCATCCGCTGGCTCATCGAGGCGGCGCGCAAGCGCTCCGAGAACACCATGACCGAACGCCTTTCGGGCGAACTCCTCGACGCTGCCAATGGCCGCGGGGCGGCTGTCAAGAAGCGTGAGGACACCCACCGCATGGCCGAGGCCAACCGGGCCTTTTCGCACTACCGCTGGTAGGCGGCGCAGTTTTTTTGGGATTCGCGACAATGTCACGCACGACGCCGCTCGATCATTACCGCAATATCGGCATCATGGCTCACATCGATGCCGGCAAGACGACGACGACCGAGCGCATCCTCTATTACACCGGTCGCTCCCACAAGATCGGCGAGGTCCACGACGGTGCCGCCGTGATGGATTGGATGGAGCAGGAACAGGAGCGCGGCATCACCATCACCTCGGCCGCCACCACCTGCTTCTGGCGCGACCACCGCATCAACATCATCGACACGCCGGGCCACGTCGATTTCACCATCGAGGTCGAGCGCAGCCTGCGCGTGCTTGACGGCGCCGTTGCCGTCTTCGATTCGGTGGCCGGCGTCGAGCCCCAGACCGAAACCGTGTGGCGCCAGGCCGACAAGTACGGTGTGCCGCGCATTTGCTTCATCAACAAGATGGACCGCGTCGGTGCCGACTTCGAGCGTTGCGTCGACATGGTGCGCGAGCGCCTCGGCGCCAAGCCGCTGGTGCTGCAACTGCCCATCGGCAGCGAGGCCGAATTCGCCGGCATCGTCGATCTGGTGCGCATGAAGGCGGTGCTCTGGAAGGAAGAGACTCTGGGCGCCG from Alphaproteobacteria bacterium encodes:
- the rpoB gene encoding DNA-directed RNA polymerase subunit beta → MNTALSFTGRKRVRKDFGRIPTIATMPNLIEVQKNSYEHFLQKGLGPDERPDSGLQAGFKSVFPISDFSESSSLEFVKYELEPPKYDVEECRQRGMTFAAPLKVTLRLIVFEVDPDTGSKSVLDIKEQDVYMGDMPLMTDSGTFVVNGTERVIVSQMHRSPGVFFDHDKGKTHSSGKFLFAARIIPYRGSWLDFEFDAKDIVYVRIDRRRKLPVTTLLFALGMSAEEILEHFYRTVGFKWDKKRSGWRTPFDLDRLRGLKLIHDLVNAADGKVVAEAGTKMTPRLGRKLKEKGVKEQLVSSEELLGRYVAVDIINEKTGEIYVEAGEELQQEKDKDNIAILEEAGVAVIPTLDIDHVNIGPYMRNTMALDKNTAYEKALVEIYRVMRPGEPPTLETAEALFKSLFFDNERYDLSAVGRVKISARLGLDGDDSLRTLRREDILAVIKTLVELKDGHGDIDDIDHLGNRRVRSVGELMENQYRVGLLRMERAIRERMSSVEIDTVMPHDLINAKPAAAAVREFFGSSQLSQFMDQTNPLSEITHKRRLSALGPGGLTRERAGFEVRDVHPTHYGRICPIETPEGPNIGLINSLATYARVNKYGFIESPYRQVAGGKLTAEVTYLSAMEEGKYIIAQANATIDARDRLTDDLVSCRQAGDFIVTPPENVEYIDVSPKQLVSVAAALIPFLENDDANRALMGSNMQRQAVPLLQPEAPLVGTGMEEVVARDSGVTIVARRSGIVEQVDAHRIVVRATEETDLSRSGVDIYNLLKFQRSNQNTCINQRPLVKVGDEVRSGDIIGDGPSTDLGELALGRNVLVAFMPWGGYNFEDSILISERIVRDDVFTSIHIDEFEVMARDTKLGQEEITRDIPNVGEEALKNLDEAGIVYIGAEVHPGDILVGKITPKGESPMTPEEKLLRAIFGEKASDVRDTSLKLPPGVAGTVVEVRVFSRYGVDKDERALAIERDEIERLAKDRDDEFEILERNTFDRLKSLLMGCLIVSAPKGIKTGGKISEAVLADMSHGQWWRIGLKDARAMADIEQLNKQFQDARAHLMARFENKVEKLQGGDELPPGVMKMVKVFVAVKRKLQPGDKMAGRHGNKGVISKIVPIEDMPHLEEGGSVDIVLNPLGVPSRMNVGQILETHLGWACAGLGRQIGEVLDKVQAGGKVADLKKTLKGVYGKPIFDGLIADLDDREVVELGGNLSTGIPVATPVFDGANEAQIVEMLEQAGLDASGQVTLIDGRTGETFDRKITVGYIYMLKLHHLVDDKIHARSIGPYSLVTQQPLGGKAQFGGQRFGEMEVWALQAYGAAYTLREMLTVKSDDVAGRTKVYESIVRGDDTFEAGIPESFNVLVKELKALCLNVELGQHEF
- the rpoC gene encoding DNA-directed RNA polymerase subunit beta' is translated as MNELMKIFGQVSAAQSFDQIKIGIASPERIRSWSFGEIKKPETINYRTFKPERDGLFCARIFGPIKDYECLCGKYKRMKYRGITCEKCGVEVTLSNVRRERMGHIELASPVAHIWFLKSLPSRIGLLLDMTLKDLERVLYFESFIVIEPGLTPLKGRQILGEEQYMLAQDEYGEDAFTAGIGAEAVRAILEQLDLEAERDAVRTELAETTSTVKPKKLVKRLKLIESFIHSGNRPEWMILTVIPVIPPDLRPLVPLDGGRFATSDLNDLYRRVINRNNRLKRLIELLAPDIIVRNEKRMLQESVDALFDNGRRGRVITGANKRPLKSLSDMLKGKQGRFRQNLLGKRVDYSGRSVIVVGPELKLQQCGLPKKMALELFKPFIYSKLELRGMAATIKMAKKLVEKERPEVWDILDEVIREHPVLLNRAPTLHRLGIQAFEPVLIEGKAIQLHPLVCAAFNADFDGDQMAVHVPLSLEAQLEARVLMMSTNNILGPANGKPIIVPSQDMVLGLYYMTIEREGELGEDAVFGSVAEIQQALDNNALTVHARIHCRYRGVDENGDEIYLRVQSTPGRMLLSEVLPRHPKVPFELINQQLSKTEISTLIDFVYRHCGQKETVIFADRIMAMGFDFACRAGISFGKDDMVIPEVKGALVNETHELVKEYEQQYVDGLITQGEKYNKVVDAWAQCTERVADEMMKGIAEIKNRTDPKSGQNLPVNSIFMMADSGARGSAAQMKQLAGMRGLMAKPSGEIIETPIISNFKEGLSVLEYFNSTHGARKGLADTALKTANSGYLTRRLVDVAQDCTIVEENCGTKEGLTVREVLEGGEVVVGIGERVLGRCASVDLKDPLNGDVLIKAGEMIEEDDIDLVERSGVDSVGIRSVLTCESDNGVCGRCYGRDLARGTRVNIGEAIGVIAAQSIGEPGTQLTMRTFHIGGTAQLAEISSVESNSDGTIKVHNRNVVEDSAGRLVVMGRNTEVVVVDENGRERARHKLPYGAWLKFDDGGEIKKGAVIAEWDPYTIPIITEQAGVATYRDLVDAVSLRELVDEATGIANKVVVDWRQQPKGSELRPRITLRSEKGEVVKLANDLEARYFLSVDAILSVEDGTSVDAGDVLARIPRESTKTRDITGGLPRVAELFEARKPKDHAIIADFDGRIEFGRDYKAKRRLVLKPDDESLDQEEYLIPKGKHISVKEGDWVEKGEPLLDGNPVPHDILRVLGVEALAAYLVYEIQEVYRLQGVRINDKHIEVIVRQMLQKVEVLDPGETTLLLGEQVDRIEFDEANERAADEGLKIATALPVLQGITKASLQTRSFISAASFQETTRVLTEAAVSGRVDGLNGLKENVIVGRLIPAGTGAAINRIKQVAVQRDREYTEQLEAEEAKAAAELAAAEEQAAQLAAAEEAGASTAEADGASAAE
- the rpsL gene encoding 30S ribosomal protein S12; the protein is MPTINQLIRKPRKRPVSHNKVPAMEGCPQKRGVCTRVYTTTPKKPNSALRKVARVRLTNGFEVTSYIPGEGHNLQEHSVVMIRGGRVKDLPGVRYHVIRGVLDTQGVGDRRQRRSKYGAKRPK
- the rpsG gene encoding 30S ribosomal protein S7; this encodes MSRRHAAEKRDVLPDAKYGDQVLTKFMNSLMLNGKKSLAESIVYGAFDQIQSRTSQEPLGVFHEALGNIKPQLEVRSRRVGGATYQVPTEVRTDRRQALAIRWLIEAARKRSENTMTERLSGELLDAANGRGAAVKKREDTHRMAEANRAFSHYRW